The following are from one region of the Nymphaea colorata isolate Beijing-Zhang1983 chromosome 7, ASM883128v2, whole genome shotgun sequence genome:
- the LOC116258182 gene encoding GTPase activating protein 1-like has product MDSASSSLSPPSSPHSKKQMDHVHGLLRIRVIRGVDLAVRDVKSSDPYVVVRMGKQKLKTRVIKQNVNPEWNENLTLSISDPILPVKIEVFDKDTFTPDDSMGFAEFDIHPFMDAVKMHDNGVPSKQIYNIVTPNRQNSLAEESCIKCVEGKIVQDLCLRLKNVECGEVELQLEWIPIKKSKQ; this is encoded by the exons ATGGATTCAGCGTCTTCGTCATTGTCACCACCATCCTCGCCACATTCAAAGAAACAGATGGATCACGTTCACGGTCTGCTCAGGATCAGGGTGATCAGAGGCGTGGATTTGGCCGTCAGGGACGTCAAATCTAGTGATCCTTATGTTGTTGTCCGGATGGGCAAGCAG AAACTGAAGACTCGTGTCATAAAGCAGAATGTCAATCCagaatggaatgaaaatttgaCGCTTTCAATTTCTGATCCCATTTTGCCGGTCAAGATT GAAGTATTTGACAAGGATACATTCACTCCAGACGATTCTATGGGATTTGCTGAATTTGACATCCACCCTTTTATGGACGCAGTAAAAATGCATGACAATGGTGTTCCAAGCAAACAAATCTATAATATAGTGACACCAAATAGGCAAAATTCATTGGCTGAGGAAAGCTGCATAAAATGTGTAGAAGGGAAGATTGTCCAAGATCTGTGCCTCAGGCTGAAAAATGTCGAGTGCGGAGAAGTTGAGTTGCAATTAGAGTGGATCCCAATCAAGAAGTCCAAGCAATAA